TCCCGGGCACAGGGAGAAGAAAGACCCCTCGCGCCGCCGACGCCAATGCGCCACGTCGGCGAGCGGGGATGCGACGGAACGGGGAGCCGTGAGAAAAAGGATGCGACCCTGGATGACCGAAAAAAGTGGCGCACGGCCGGAAAAATACGCGAAACAAAGAATCCCGTTGAGACAAAAGACTCGAGGAAGGTTGCCACCATGAGCCTCGAAGACCTGGGCCGAATCGTTCCCATCCTGCCGACGCCGCTCGACGCGAGCGGCGCTCTCGACCTGGAAGGGTTGCGCCACCTCGTCCGCTTCTGTGCCGAAGAAGGATTCGACGGCGTCGTCGTCCTCGGGTCGAACGGCGAGTTTCCCTACCTCACTTTCGACGAGAAAAGACGCGTCATGGCAGCCGCCGTGGAAGCCGCAGCCGGCCGCATCCCCGTCATCGGGACGGCGTCCGCCTGGGCGACCGACCACGCGGTCGCTCTCGCGCGTACGGCCAGGGACGTTGGCTGCGATGCGGTGCTCGCGGCGCTCCCGACGTACTGGGCTGTTTCGGCCGACGAAGCGCGCGAACACTTCGCCGTTCTCGCCCGCGAGAGCGGCCTGCCCGTCGTGTTCTACTACTTTCCGGAAGCCACAGGTTTGACCTTGACGCCGCGCGAGATCGCGCGGATCGCAGCCATCGACGGAGTCGTGGGCACGAAGCTCACGGTGACGAGTGCACGGTTTCTGCGCGAGGTCGTCGACGAAACGCGACACCGAGGCTGGCGGGTGCTCACCGGCACGACCTTCCTCCTCCAGGAGTGCCTCGCGGCCGGCGGCGCCGGGGTGTTCTGCCCGCTACCCCTCGTCGCACCCGCGCTCGTCCGCGAGTTCTACGAGGCGCTCCGGCGGGGCGACCGAGGCCGAAGCCGGCGCCTCCGCGCGCGGGTCCTCCGCGCCGTGCCGCTTTTCAGCGGCGTCTCCGCGTCCCCGAGGCTCCAGGCCCTGGGTTTTCGGATTCTCGCACGCCTTCCCGCCGGTACCGCCAGGCGGAGACCACGGCCCACGCACGGACTTCTCAAGGAGGCGCTGCGCCAGCGCGGCCACCCGCTCACCGCCGTCGTCCGCCCACCGCTCCGGCCCGTCACCCCCGCGCAGCAGGAGCTCGTCCGCCGCACGCTGGCCGAACTCGACCGGGAGTGACGCCTCACCGGGACGCGACCGTCGGAAAGGTCCCGCTCTCTCGACGCCGTGTTCACGGGCGGAACGCCCTGCGCTCCCCCGGACGCGACGGAGCGCGTCCCTCCGTGGGCGTGGTCGCGGATGGCGCGAACGTCGGTCCTCGAACGCAAACGGCCGCGTGGGTTGCGCCTCCCCCCGGACGCGACGGAGCGCGGAGGATGTGAAAAAATTCGGAAATTTACCCTGGAGGGATTCGGCTCTGGGGGCGGAGTGTGGTAGGGAGGGGAAGCTACGGTGGGGAGGTGAAGGGATGGAGCAGGTGGAGCTTCTGGGCGGGGAGAGTGCGGAGGAGAGGAAGCGGAGGCTCGCGGAGGCGCGGGAGCGGCGGCGGGCGGAGGCAGCGAAGGCGGCACCGCGGGTGGTGAGAGCGGAGCGGAGCCAGCTTCGGTGGGAGGTGGTGGATCTGGACGGCGAGCTGCCTCAGACGCACCGGGCCCGCAGTGTGTTGGCGGTCGTGAAGAAGCTGAACCTTTCGGCCTTTTACGAGAGGATCAAGGCGCGGGGGAGCTGGGCGGGGCGGGATGCGACGGATCCGCAGGTGCTTTTGGCGCTGTGGCTCTATGCGACGGCGGAGGGGGTAGGCAGTGCGAGGGAGCTGGAGAGGTTGACGGAGCAGCACGTGGCCTACCGGTGGCTTCGGGGCGGGGGTACCGGTGAATTACCACACGCTGAGCACGTTTCGGAGCGAGAACGCGGAGGCGCTCGAGGAGCTTTTCACGCAGGTGTTGGCGGTGATGATGGCCGAGGGGCTGGTGCGGCTTCGGCGGGTGGCGCAGGACGGGACGCGGGTGCGAGCTTCGGCCGGGGACCGGTCGTTTCGGAGGAGAAAGAAGGTGGAGGAGCTGCGGGCGGAGGTACGCAGACAGATCGAGGCGCTGCGTGGGGAGCTCGAGGCACCGGCACGGCGGAGCCTCTCGAGGAGGAAGCAGGCTGCGCAGAGGCGAGCGCTTGAGGAGAGGGAGAGGAGGCTTACGAGGGCGCTCGAGGAGCTCGGGGCTTTGGAGAGGGAGCGCGAGGGTTACAAGAAGGGGGCGAAGGAGCCCTCGGGGGAGCCACGCAGCTCGACGACGGACCCCGAGGCGCGCGTGATGCGGCAGACGGGCGGGGCGTATCTTCCGGGCTACAATGTCCAGCTGGCGACGGACGCGGAGAGCGAGGTGGTGGTGGGGGTGGAGGTGAGTCAGGGGAGGACGGATTTTGCCGAGGCGGTGCCGATGCTGGAGCAGCTTGAGCGGAGGTTCGGGAGGCTTCCGGAGCAGTATGTGGTGGACACGGGCTACACGAGCGTGGAGAACGTGGAGGAGCTCAGTGCGCGGGGTGTGGAGCTTTACGGGGCTTTACCGAAAAGGAAGGGGAAGCCCGATCCCTACGAGGTGCGGCCTCGGGACAGCGAAGCGGTGCGGCAGCTCAAAGAGAGGATGAGGACACCGGAGGGGCGGGCGATCTACGGCGTGCGGGCTCGGGTGAGCGAGCGGGTGCACGCGGACCTCAAGCGCTGGAGGACGCTCGGGAAGATCGTCTTACGGGGGAGAACGAAGGTGCGGTGCATCGTGTTGCTGAACGTGATCACCTACAACCTGCTGCGGTGGTTCGCCCTTCTTGCGGCCGCGGGCGGAAGCTAAGGCGTCGTAGGCGCGAGAGAGGGCCGAAACCGAAGACGAAAAGACTGGAAGGAGGTGGCAAGCCGGGGCTCGGTGGGAACCCCGGAGGCCGCCAGCCTTCTCTTTTTTCCTCCGACCGACCCCGGCGAGCTCCTGCTTCGCTGGCCTTTCGCCAAGACCCGAATTTGTTCACAACCCCGCGTCCCTCCTGCCGGGTCCGTGTTCGCGCGCGCCACATCCTGACCTTGACAACCCACGGACCCCTCCCGTATCCCCCGGCGCAAGCGACGGCCCGCGTTGCCCGCTCACCCGCCGAGGACCGTCTCGAGATCGCGCGCGATCGTGAGCAACTGCCCCCGGTAAGGCTCGGCGACCGAAGCCAGGTGCGGCCGGACCTCTTCCCCGAGATACCGGAGAGCGCCCTTTCTGTCGCCGTGGCTCAGGAAGGCGTCGATTTCCCAGACGCGATTGGCGATCTCGAGGGGGCCCAGGGCTCCGCGCGGCACCGCCGACTCGGGCAGGTGCCGCACGCTCTTCCGGAGAACGTCCACGAGCTCGAAGTCACGCGCGAAGACGTGTGTTCTCTCGTAGAACCCGAACCCTTCCACGGGCCTGCCTTCCATGCTCCCGCGAAGCCGCGTGGGGCCGCTCCAGTATTCGATCGGAAGCCTGTGGGCCGGCGCCGGAACGATCGACTCGGAGAAAAGCTCGAGCCCCCACGCAGGTACCCGAAGCCTGTAGCGGTCGCCGAAGTACGCGGGACCTTCGGTGAGACGCGCGAGCGGGCGGACCTGGCGCGGGTCGCGCACGAAGGAGAGCCACTCCACCTCG
The sequence above is a segment of the Candidatus Binatia bacterium genome. Coding sequences within it:
- a CDS encoding dihydrodipicolinate synthase family protein translates to MSLEDLGRIVPILPTPLDASGALDLEGLRHLVRFCAEEGFDGVVVLGSNGEFPYLTFDEKRRVMAAAVEAAAGRIPVIGTASAWATDHAVALARTARDVGCDAVLAALPTYWAVSADEAREHFAVLARESGLPVVFYYFPEATGLTLTPREIARIAAIDGVVGTKLTVTSARFLREVVDETRHRGWRVLTGTTFLLQECLAAGGAGVFCPLPLVAPALVREFYEALRRGDRGRSRRLRARVLRAVPLFSGVSASPRLQALGFRILARLPAGTARRRPRPTHGLLKEALRQRGHPLTAVVRPPLRPVTPAQQELVRRTLAELDRE